A single Anabas testudineus chromosome 10, fAnaTes1.2, whole genome shotgun sequence DNA region contains:
- the LOC113160176 gene encoding androgen receptor-like isoform X1, which yields MTFHSSLSDREDISKSLKMNERDQLQTADTFACPIAAELSKAVSVSLGLDSVYSPLNTNPCSSGASADSDPAVGNSSRAAPEFKAPGNMSSEGSRLPLNDSGIRKDDFGEVCHGLQQVSCMDLLRSGDMDSAQAVTRGPVISRYVCRESNLFINPVAELHASSQADQFLPLKPYSASPGQYRDAPSLWCADDRTYSGRSEPERGGSGGHNLLCKYCNCGQTSFGSRQECYCGWYREGDHGGKNGMRAAMAHGYGQVERYQSAVHQDEATFSIVKTEPSVWLNCTDRRFRHEDLFPGVYLSDRRVCQVCGDDASGCHYGAVTCGSCKVFFKRAAAGKQNHLCASRNDCTIDKLRRKNCASCRLKRCFMLGMSLKGRRLKGAGQTRNVEEEQPPAAWGPGETGESAWKKDVLEPGSAASRAQGASQTLTLSIPPTLSSCLSLLSVLQTIEPAVVNAGHDPAQPDSPASLLTSLNELGERQLVTVVRWAKAIPGFRDLHVDDQMSVIQLSWMGVMVFALGWRSYTLTDSSMLYFAPDLVFNDQRMQVSSMYEHCVRMKLLSQRFCMLKVTQEEFLCMKALVLFSIMPMEGLKSQRCFDELRTSYIKELDRLVSHRGETTRTQRLFQLTELLDYLQSIVRKLHQFTYDLFIQAQALQTHVNFPEMISEIVSVHVPKILSGMVKPILFHNTA from the exons ATGACCTTTCACTCGAGCCTGTCCGACAGAGAAGACATATCAAAgtctttaaaaatgaatgagcGGGATCAGTTGCAGACCGCGGACACCTTTGCCTGCCCGATTGCTGCTGAGCTCAGTAAGGCAGTGTCAGTGTCCTTGGGTTTGGATTCAGTGTATTCTCCGCTCAACACCAACCCGTGCTCCTCCGGCGCTTCTGCAGACAGCGATCCCGCTGTGGGGAACAGTTCCCGAGCAGCGCCGGAGTTTAAAGCGCCAGGAAACATGAGCTCGGAAGGCAGCAGGCTTCCCCTGAATGACAGTGGCATAAGAAAGGACGACTTTGGAGAAGTGTGCCACGGCTTACAGCAGGTGAGCTGCATGGACCTGCTCAGATCGGGCGACATGGACAGCGCGCAGGCAGTGACGCGCGGTCCGGTGATATCCAGATATGTCTGCCGGGAATCGAACTTGTTTATCAACCCCGTGGCAGAGCTGCACGCGTCCTCCCAAGCGGATCAGTTCTTACCTTTGAAACCATATTCTGCCAGTCCGGGCCAATACAGAGATGCCCCGAGTTTGTGGTGCGCAGACGATCGCACTTACAGCGGCCGATCCGAGCCAGAGAGAGGCGGATCAGGTGGACATAATTTgttgtgtaaatactgtaattgCGGACAAACCTCTTTCGGATCCAGGCAGGAATGTTACTGTGGCTGGTACAGGGAAGGTGATCATGGTGGGAAAAACGGTATGCGAGCAGCGATGGCACACGGGTACGGGCAAGTGGAGAGGTACCAAAGTGCAGTTCATCAAGATGAAGCCACTTTTTCCATTGTCAAGACCGAGCCCTCGGTGTGGCTCAACTGCACGGATCGCAGATTCAG GCACGAGGATTTGTTTCCAGGTGTGTATTTGTCGGACAGGAGAGTGTGCCAGGTGTGTGGTGACGATGCCTCAGGTTGTCACTATGGAGCAGTCACCTGTGGCAGCTGCAAAGTTTTCTTCAAGAGGGCCGCTGCGG GTAAGCAGAACCACCTGTGCGCCAGCCGCAATGACTGCACCATCGACAAACTGAGGCGGAAAAACTGTGCCTCGTGTCGCCTGAAGAGGTGCTTCATGTTGGGAATGAGCCTTAAAG GTCGCAGGCTGAAGGGAGCCGGGCAGACGAGAAACGTGGAGGAGGAGCAACCTCCAGCGGCGTGGGGGCctggagaaacaggagagagTGCTTGGAAGAAAGATGTCTTGGAGCCGGGAAGCGCGGCTTCCAGGGCTCAAGGTG CGTCCCAGACCCTGACTCTTAGCATCCCGCCTACCCTGAGCTCCTGCTTGTCCCTGCTCAGCGTCCTGCAGACTATTGAGCCAGCTGTGGTCAATGCCGGACATGACCCTGCCCAACCAGACAGCCCTGCGTCCTTGCTCACCAGCCTCAACGAGCTGGGGGAGAGACAGCTGGTAACCGTGGTGCGCTGGGCCAAGGCAATACCAG GTTTCCGCGACCTGCACGTGGATGATCAGATGTCAGTGATCCAGTTGTCATGGATGGGAGTGATGGTGTTCGCTCTGGGCTGGAGGTCCTACACACTTACTGACAGCTCCATGCTGTACTTTGCTCCAGACCTGGTCTTCAATGA CCAGCGGATGCAAGTGTCCAGTATGTATGAACACTGTGTGAGGATGAAGCTGCTCTCCCAGCGATTCTGCATGCTGAAGGTCACCCAAGAGGAGTTCCTCTGCATGAAGGCCCTGGTCCTCTTCAGCATCA TGCCAATGGAGGGCCTAAAGAGCCAGCGTTGTTTTGATGAACTGCGGACCTCCTACATCAAGGAGCTGGATCGCTTGGTCAGCCACCGTGGAGAGACCACCCGTACACAGAGACTGTTTCaactcacagagctgctggactACCTCCAGTCG ATCGTGAGGAAGTTGCACCAGTTCACCTACGATCTGTTCATCCAAGCTCAGGCCTTGCAGACACATGTGAACTTCCCAGAGATGATTTCAGAGATCGTGAGCGTTCATGTGCCAAAGATCCTCTCCGGCATGGTCAAGCCCATCCTTTTCCACAACACAGCCTAA
- the LOC113160176 gene encoding androgen receptor-like isoform X2, whose translation MTFHSSLSDREDISKSLKMNERDQLQTADTFACPIAAELSKAVSVSLGLDSVYSPLNTNPCSSGASADSDPAVGNSSRAAPEFKAPGNMSSEGSRLPLNDSGIRKDDFGEVCHGLQQVSCMDLLRSGDMDSAQAVTRGPVISRYVCRESNLFINPVAELHASSQADQFLPLKPYSASPGQYRDAPSLWCADDRTYSGRSEPERGGSGGHNLLCKYCNCGQTSFGSRQECYCGWYREGDHGGKNGMRAAMAHGYGQVERYQSAVHQDEATFSIVKTEPSVWLNCTDRRFRHEDLFPGVYLSDRRVCQVCGDDASGCHYGAVTCGSCKVFFKRAAAGKQNHLCASRNDCTIDKLRRKNCASCRLKRCFMLGMSLKGRRLKGAGQTRNVEEEQPPAAWGPGETGESAWKKDVLEPGSAASRAQASQTLTLSIPPTLSSCLSLLSVLQTIEPAVVNAGHDPAQPDSPASLLTSLNELGERQLVTVVRWAKAIPGFRDLHVDDQMSVIQLSWMGVMVFALGWRSYTLTDSSMLYFAPDLVFNDQRMQVSSMYEHCVRMKLLSQRFCMLKVTQEEFLCMKALVLFSIMPMEGLKSQRCFDELRTSYIKELDRLVSHRGETTRTQRLFQLTELLDYLQSIVRKLHQFTYDLFIQAQALQTHVNFPEMISEIVSVHVPKILSGMVKPILFHNTA comes from the exons ATGACCTTTCACTCGAGCCTGTCCGACAGAGAAGACATATCAAAgtctttaaaaatgaatgagcGGGATCAGTTGCAGACCGCGGACACCTTTGCCTGCCCGATTGCTGCTGAGCTCAGTAAGGCAGTGTCAGTGTCCTTGGGTTTGGATTCAGTGTATTCTCCGCTCAACACCAACCCGTGCTCCTCCGGCGCTTCTGCAGACAGCGATCCCGCTGTGGGGAACAGTTCCCGAGCAGCGCCGGAGTTTAAAGCGCCAGGAAACATGAGCTCGGAAGGCAGCAGGCTTCCCCTGAATGACAGTGGCATAAGAAAGGACGACTTTGGAGAAGTGTGCCACGGCTTACAGCAGGTGAGCTGCATGGACCTGCTCAGATCGGGCGACATGGACAGCGCGCAGGCAGTGACGCGCGGTCCGGTGATATCCAGATATGTCTGCCGGGAATCGAACTTGTTTATCAACCCCGTGGCAGAGCTGCACGCGTCCTCCCAAGCGGATCAGTTCTTACCTTTGAAACCATATTCTGCCAGTCCGGGCCAATACAGAGATGCCCCGAGTTTGTGGTGCGCAGACGATCGCACTTACAGCGGCCGATCCGAGCCAGAGAGAGGCGGATCAGGTGGACATAATTTgttgtgtaaatactgtaattgCGGACAAACCTCTTTCGGATCCAGGCAGGAATGTTACTGTGGCTGGTACAGGGAAGGTGATCATGGTGGGAAAAACGGTATGCGAGCAGCGATGGCACACGGGTACGGGCAAGTGGAGAGGTACCAAAGTGCAGTTCATCAAGATGAAGCCACTTTTTCCATTGTCAAGACCGAGCCCTCGGTGTGGCTCAACTGCACGGATCGCAGATTCAG GCACGAGGATTTGTTTCCAGGTGTGTATTTGTCGGACAGGAGAGTGTGCCAGGTGTGTGGTGACGATGCCTCAGGTTGTCACTATGGAGCAGTCACCTGTGGCAGCTGCAAAGTTTTCTTCAAGAGGGCCGCTGCGG GTAAGCAGAACCACCTGTGCGCCAGCCGCAATGACTGCACCATCGACAAACTGAGGCGGAAAAACTGTGCCTCGTGTCGCCTGAAGAGGTGCTTCATGTTGGGAATGAGCCTTAAAG GTCGCAGGCTGAAGGGAGCCGGGCAGACGAGAAACGTGGAGGAGGAGCAACCTCCAGCGGCGTGGGGGCctggagaaacaggagagagTGCTTGGAAGAAAGATGTCTTGGAGCCGGGAAGCGCGGCTTCCAGGGCTCAAG CGTCCCAGACCCTGACTCTTAGCATCCCGCCTACCCTGAGCTCCTGCTTGTCCCTGCTCAGCGTCCTGCAGACTATTGAGCCAGCTGTGGTCAATGCCGGACATGACCCTGCCCAACCAGACAGCCCTGCGTCCTTGCTCACCAGCCTCAACGAGCTGGGGGAGAGACAGCTGGTAACCGTGGTGCGCTGGGCCAAGGCAATACCAG GTTTCCGCGACCTGCACGTGGATGATCAGATGTCAGTGATCCAGTTGTCATGGATGGGAGTGATGGTGTTCGCTCTGGGCTGGAGGTCCTACACACTTACTGACAGCTCCATGCTGTACTTTGCTCCAGACCTGGTCTTCAATGA CCAGCGGATGCAAGTGTCCAGTATGTATGAACACTGTGTGAGGATGAAGCTGCTCTCCCAGCGATTCTGCATGCTGAAGGTCACCCAAGAGGAGTTCCTCTGCATGAAGGCCCTGGTCCTCTTCAGCATCA TGCCAATGGAGGGCCTAAAGAGCCAGCGTTGTTTTGATGAACTGCGGACCTCCTACATCAAGGAGCTGGATCGCTTGGTCAGCCACCGTGGAGAGACCACCCGTACACAGAGACTGTTTCaactcacagagctgctggactACCTCCAGTCG ATCGTGAGGAAGTTGCACCAGTTCACCTACGATCTGTTCATCCAAGCTCAGGCCTTGCAGACACATGTGAACTTCCCAGAGATGATTTCAGAGATCGTGAGCGTTCATGTGCCAAAGATCCTCTCCGGCATGGTCAAGCCCATCCTTTTCCACAACACAGCCTAA